The Daphnia magna isolate NIES linkage group LG3, ASM2063170v1.1, whole genome shotgun sequence genomic interval CAtctaaataatgaaaaaaaatatatatatataagaaatTCCAGCGAAAAATCGTGTAACGTGCAGGTTTACATTGGTATCTGTACAGAGCGTGACTTGATTCAAATGTGAGAACAATGAAACGAAAGGCCCTCCTTTTCTCAGGGTAGCAAGTAGCCTACACCCTATTGTAGGAAAAGCACATtgccgcaaaaaaaaaaaaaggacaatgTTGAAAGATTGATGAAGCTGCTCGGATGAACAGGAACGATGGAGAGCCTATATACACTGCCGAGTTATTTTATCGTTATCCATAATGGATACATTTGCTGACACGCAAGAAAAGGGCAACGCCATCAATCCAAACAGTTGAGGCGAACGATTGAATTATCCACGGGGCTGTGACCAAAAGATATCGATGAACGGCGGCCCTCCTCCAGAAAACCCCGACAATCGAGAaggcgaaagaaaaaaaaaaaccctgaaCTGCGGTACAATTGGTGGTTTTGCACCCAAGTCAGTTAGCAAAGACGTCCGCGACGTAAACAATACATACGACTGTAGATTACTGATACAAAACGAAGTGAAACTAGCGTCAAACTACacaaaaccaaaataatttattgccAAGATGAGCCATGTTCTGCGAAAATAAACGAGTACACGGGGCTAAACGGAAAGGCCAGCTGTCATGCCACCCGCTAACTCTATTGCCAAACAAGTGCTACGGCTATAAAATACACGTCACTACAGCAGCACGGAGCGTAAAAAATCTAAACGACTGTCCCCTTTTCTTTAATATATATTCTACTGGCGTCACAAAAATACGCCGTGAGCAATCGGCGACAAACGGAGTCATTTTATCAATGCCACGTCATAAATATTTCAGTGATGCTAAGCTGAGAAAATTGACGTAAAGTAATAgttgcattttcttttacacTGTGAAATGGACGAATGATTTGTGATAGGAAATGTAACGCTGTTAGTTAAATGCCCCATTTTGTCCCCACCCTTTTAGACTCCCCGTTTCGAAACGATCGTTGCTGTTTGCGAATTTCATTGCGTGATCCGACCAATATGGCAGTAAAGGAAATGCAAATAGCCGTGTTACGTTCTAAAAAGTCGGTGAATAATTATGTTAACGAGAAAGGGAGGAGCAAACGCTAAACATAGGTCTACATTTAACATAGTCACATTAGTCACACGCTACGAAACTAAATTTCCAAGATGCTCCGCTATACATCAACTGCGCTGGTGGCTCAATTACTAATGAAATTACGAAGCTGACTCAGGTGTAGCGTTGCTAGACCTCATCCATTGCAGTTAACTGAAAATCCCGTGGCTTTTGGAACAGCTCCAGGTGCCGTGGCGAAACCAAACGCACACGAAAAGACGCGCGAGAATGATATAGCCATTTAAATTGCCAATTGGTATACTGGTCTATTGTTACGCTCTATTTTGCCGGTAGGAAAAGGCTTTGTCAGTAAAAGCAATCAAGTTCACGCCGCCGACTTCCACAATGGAAGACAATAATATGCATATACACAAACAATGCAGTCGACGCCCTGTTATGCAACGTTAGAAAGGCGAACTgcaataaataataacaacacCCAAGACCACCCGCGCTGTTCCCCAATTTCAAATGTACTCGACTTCGCTCtgccaaacaaaagagaaaaaggctAAAGAAATAaggacaaagaaaataaacgcTGTTGGAGATCGCCATCCCATTGGACGATGCTGAAATTGATTGACGTTAAGAACTTCAAAGGCCCTGTCAAAACTCTCCATCAAGGAGTGCGATCCGTTTTGAGTATCTAAAAAATTTATCATAGGGAAAATGGAACTTTAACGAAGTTACTGGTCGATTTCTAATCGGCTGCGTGACCAACCCCAAAACAGAAATAGACTTTATTTTGAGCTACCCAATTCCAATATGCAGAGCATATTTTGTTAAACAGGTAGTATTAATTTGAATAATTGCCTTTTTGTTTCAGTCTCTCCCTCAACGGTTATGACGAATTCAATTCGATGCTTCCTACTATCCTCTAGATTCTACCCTACTTTTGTTTAGCTTTCAAACTTACTACACAGAAATGATTAAGTCGACATCTACTTTAGCCACACAATTGGCCCAGATGGAAAAACAAATTACAAAATGGCCGCACAGCTTGAGCTGGAACTCGCCAATAACTATTAAATTGGAACAACACCTTTTCTGATAGTTATGACGAAGGTTAGACGTGGCTAACTCAAGGACAAGCAGAAATAATTGCTAACCGAATAGAATAAGAATTGATGCCAAAGTAGTCGGTCTTACGCCTTGACTCTGAAATACGTGCCAGCCTTAATTCGCATCCTTCTGATTGTTTATTATACTTCACTATGCTGTGCGTAAAGGGATAAACTAAAATTTACGATGCTGTCATCACATTCTCATTCGTTACCGCGGGAAATGTTATTAAAATTTCCTACCTACCGCCAAAACGCAAAAAAGGGAATGAAAGGtgaataaattaaaagaataaaaacccagaaaaaaagaatgaaatagACACGCCAAAGTATCGACCAACAAATGTGAAACTCAACAAGTGCTCACGTTGAAAACCAATCAAGAAATGAAGCGGACATTAGGCCTTTTTCTTATTGAGTAGCTCCAATCAATTCCACTGCATTTCAATGAATAACGCAATTTCAAGTCATCAACTAATTACGAGGATGAATGTCTATGGCCGTTCTTGTATGCGacattcaaaaagaaaacaatggcACCGCGTGTTCATACATCAATTTTACACGAGGTAAGAAAACGAACATTTTACCTTGGTTCGCAGATTGTTCAACAAGACAAACACTATGTGCCACGAGACTGAATTTCTAGGTAACGTTTCTAGTCGTGTTGGATATCAGAAATGTACACTTGCTGAAATCGAATATGTCGTGTGCCAAAGGAAAATGGCGCGAAATTTGGAATAAACTATAGGTGCGATGTGAACAGCTTCGAACACCCGACTCGACTCGACGGAAGTCAACGCAACACTGACGTTGTGGCTTGCGGGTGTAGGGGTCTAATGTTTCTCCCACGTTGGACCATCCCACTCGACATCCCTAGGTGCGACAACGCCGCCTCCACATGCAAGGCCATGGGTCgaactgtcttttttttttttcaaaaattaaatttactttttttacgTGACAGTTTTGGATCGAATTAGATGGATCGAATAGGTATtcggaaagaaattaaataaagTTTTAACATTTTCGTCGACCACTGTTGCCATTATTTAAATGATTCACGTGTTCTTTTGTGAAAAATTCTGGGGATGGGTAAGAAAGTGAATGGCCTTGGAGTTTCAGAAAGCGACCCCTTGtctaaaaaaaatcattttcgtGGTACAAAATCGATATAAAATTTACATATTTTGCTTTAATGTACAGAGAATCTACATACCGGATTTGCAAACTAAGCAGTGAGTCATGGACAGTAGAAATTTATTagaaacaaacacacacaaaaaaacaaaaacggtaGCAATTGATTATCGGAATCTGTTGACATGGAATTCGTTAAACGAACATAATCATGAAGTGAGGGACAAATAAAATACTTGTTGAGATTTGcatattttgatttaaaatcGAAATTAAATCGTTTCCATGGAACAGTTCGTTCAGTTGTCCGTACATATGAACTTACCAATGGGAAATTTCTAAatgattgagaaaaaaaagttcaaattAAAAGTGTACGATCAATGAACAATATCTTCaggccttttttctttcattttcgcTGAAAAACTACTGGCTGTGACGATGAGTCTTAATAGTGGATCGATTACAACGTCATTGTACAAGTTTTTTTTGCAGGACCACTTTTTATGAGGACTTTTTCAACAGCTTGTAACAATAACTCATAAAAACATTCTCCAGGCGAGGCTCGAACTCGCGACCTCGGCATTACTCAACAATAACTATTCCAATCCTTTCATTTAGCGTTTAGTGGACACTGTCATATAAGTACCATGCgctaaccaactgcgccactgGAGATGATAACATAATGTTCCATCCACGATTGAATTTACGCCAAAAAAAGGAACCGTAGGGCATTTACAATCGATCTGTAAGTGAATAAAAATTAAGGatataataaattaattatcCCCTGTAGCAGCTTGTCAAATAGGctgctttaacgaaaaattctGAAATTATCATATTGGATCGATATTCTATAACAATAAGAAAACCATCACGTCACACTTCTGTCTAATTCGGTAGCAGATATTAATTTAATGTTGATCATATAAAATTATGGTTCTGTGGCCCAATGGATAAGGCGCTTGCCTACGGAGCAAGAGATTCCAGGTTCGATCCCTGGCAGGATCGATGTTTCTTTTCGCGTTAATTCTTCCAATGAGCATCCAACACATTGTACCACGTCGGAATCAATAGACGTTCTGGTACTTGAAGTTAGTGTACATGGAGAATGATGACAGTTGTATGTCGTGAACGCAGATTATGTAGATACACCAATCACTGTATCTTTCAAGATTCCTGCGTCATTAGAAGTGAATCATCAGCCGGTAGTAAACTTCTTACCATATGGTGCTAGAAAGCTGTCCGATGATTGGCTCTGAATTTCGTCATACGAACTTCGGCCTAACTTGGTAAACATTTGTTTGTTCAAGTTTTTACACGAATCTACTGTCTATGTTTATTACAAATCTACAAGGTCATATGGCAAAGACGTATACGGAAACAGATATCAAATCATGAATCATTCTCTTACATCACAAGCAATCTGAGTTTTATCGGCAGTATTAATGAACAGAAGGTGGTACTACAATTCAAAAGGTGCCAACACTGCtgattaaaaacaaatttcttttttcttacacTGGTTTTGACTGTTGTTCTCTGTACGTCTCTATGCTAAACAACAAATTATCTTCAATTGCCTAATGTAACATACACGTATAAATCTGCGTGACACCATATGTTTTATCAACAATGACAAGTACGAAGGCCGGGtcgaagataaaaaaaatactatacCAGTTACCATGCAATGATAACTATGACCTACTATGACACAACGGAACGAGAACTATAAATGCCGTTCGGTTCTTAGTCGAGAGTAGTCAAGTTTCATTCTTAGTTGAACCTAATCAGAACATTTTTCTGTCTCCAACAGTCAGCACTCTATAGTATGAGTTCatattataatttaattttacttCTGCCTATTTTAAAATTACGATTCTTAACAGGTCTACGGGAAAATGAAGTTATCCACCTTAAGTCTTGCGGTAATTGCCATTTTCATGGCATCTTATTGCTGTTTTGCCGTGCCAGCAAGAAGCTTCAAGGATGACGTTGTTATGGAGAATGAGCAAGTATTGGATCCTTCCGGCCCCATGATTCTACGCTGGACAATCATCAACGAAACGGCCGAAATCGAAATTGAAGTCCAAACCAACTGTACCGGCTGGATGGGAGTTTCTTTTGGAAATGGCTTGGGCTTCGGTAGACCAGGTGCTCTAGGCGACGCTATGATTGGTGGCTATGACGATGAACTGGGCATCGGCTACATTGAGGTATGTCCTTTCATTCATTTTGCTATCAAATTTACGTTACCgattcacacacaaaaattacGAAATATTAactgcgtttttttttttacaaacagGACAGATGGATAGATTTGAGTGTTTTGTCGGAAATCAAACCAGGAGGTGGAGAATACGATGACCATGTCGACGTCTTTCTGAAGAGTGCTACTTATCAGGAACCATGGTCCATTATTCGCTATCGACGCAGCATTGATACTGGCGACTCGCAAGACGTTGTCATCAGGGTAGGTTAACATGACATTAGATCCATACAGGCATTGAAGTGTTtgttaatgaatttttttccattgtcATCTAAATAAGCCTGGACCTATGTTAGTCATTTGGACTTATGCTGATTCTGACAACACGTCTATCCCGCATCATCCAGATACGCCGGGCAGCTCCCAAGTGACCTTCTTCAatctttaaaaatgaaaaaaacaaaaacggctCGGTATTTGGTAGTTGTTGAGTATTTTACGTTTTTATTAGAATGATCAAAGACAGTAATTTAGATATTGATTAAAGCATGTATAGTTACAAGTGCtgcaagaatttaaaaaatgcgtCAATACATTACCGAaaatatagattttttttagcGAACCGCATTTATCCACAACACTTGATTCTGTTACGTTTTACAACGTCATGCAAACGCGACAACCCGTAGAAATTTAGTAATTAAGTTTCAAATAGTTCTTGCATTTGTATATTTCTCTTGGAGAGAATTCACCTGGAGCACTATTCTCCGTAGGTGTAATACAACATACAACTAGCACTTTCTTTAAGCTTGTTGAAGTAACAATTTGTATTTGTCTTGATTTACATACTGACCCTGTGCTTTTTTAGTTGCCCAATCGAACCACAAGGTGTCGAAGCGAA includes:
- the LOC116918299 gene encoding uncharacterized protein LOC116918299 codes for the protein MKLSTLSLAVIAIFMASYCCFAVPARSFKDDVVMENEQVLDPSGPMILRWTIINETAEIEIEVQTNCTGWMGVSFGNGLGFGRPGALGDAMIGGYDDELGIGYIEDRWIDLSVLSEIKPGGGEYDDHVDVFLKSATYQEPWSIIRYRRSIDTGDSQDVVIRPGPMLVIWTYADSDNTSIPHHPDTPGSSQVTFFNL